In a single window of the Tribolium castaneum strain GA2 chromosome 8, icTriCast1.1, whole genome shotgun sequence genome:
- the LOC663474 gene encoding uncharacterized protein LOC663474, protein MKKCTLFLFLLVLAFGENAKLPSTFKKCDQSKSDLNSCLTAAIKNAMEQLTEPIKEVGLPSMEPLEVPSLVIGAGTGPVQFQQNYKNLKISGYTKIDQLEATFKDNHLKIAVVFPEIKLVFEYEINGRILVLPISGKGPGAITMVKPKFVIDFPLEEYEKNGTKYYKVGKETLSMQPQKMHFELENLFNGDKLLASNVLQIMNDNWKEVYGDVQASYEEAFGKIFTSIFNNFLSKVPKSDLFDGKTPNNYSVTTILQTPNWIIKPNYLSFWEQLVSQFQIANNVITPLLKLSIRVETKFFHYLQKRHKMNSFALFSLLLIHFCNSVKLPPSFEKCDLRDNNYNQCLSKAIKNAIQQLTIPMEAMGLPDLDPLEIPSMVIGAGNGAVQFQQNYFNITITGLTKLASLDANLDLGPKRLILDLRYPQVQMDFDYEISGKILLLPIYGKGPGSITFLGNPRFILTFEMAEFEKRKKKFMTVTNATLSMEPQLIQFHLENLFNGDKALGDNVVQVMNDNWREVFSDVRPSYEEAFSQIFAAIFNNLLRKVPIVDLFDGWDL, encoded by the exons ATGAAAAAGTGCACACTTTTCCTTTTCCTCCTAGTACTAGCTTTCGGCGAAAATGCCAAGCTAC CCTCAACGTTCAAAAAATGCGACCAAAGCAAAAGCGACTTGAACTCATGCCTCACAGCCGCGATCAAAAACGCCATGGAACAGCTGACCGAGCCCATCAAAGAGGTGGGCCTGCCCAGCATGGAGCCCCTGGAGGTCCCGTCGCTGGTCATAGGGGCTGGCACCGGCCCTGTCCAGTTCCAGCAAAACTacaagaatttgaaaatttccgGATACACCAAAATCGATCAGCTGGAGGCCACTTTCAAAGACAACCATCTCAAAATCGCTGTGGTTTTCCCCGAAATTAAGCTGGTGTTCGAGTATGAGATCAATGGGCGCATCCTGGTGCTGCCCATCAGCGGCAAAGGGCCGGGGGCGATCACCATGG TTAAGCCGAAGTTCGTCATCGATTTTCCGCTCGAAGAGTACGAGAAGAACGGGACAAAGTACTACAAAGTGGGCAAGGAGACGTTGTCAATGCAGCCGCAAAAAATGCACTTTGAGTTGGAGAATTTGTTCAATGGTGATAAGCTTCTGGCGAGTAATGTGCTGCAAATAATGAATGATAACTGGAAGGAGGTTTATGGGGACGTGCAGGCGAGCTATGAGGAGGCTTTCGGCAAAATATTTACctccatttttaataatttcttaagTAAAGTGCCAAAATCTGACTTGTTTGATGgc aaaaccccAAACAATTACAGCGTTACAACAATTTTGCAAACACCTAATTGgattattaaaccaaattactTATCCTTCTGGGAACAATTAGTGTCACAATTTCAAAttgcaaataatgtaattacaCCACTTTTAAAACTAAGTATAAGagtcgaaaccaaattttttcattacttgCAAAAACGCCACAAAATGAACAGTTTCGCACTTTTTTCCCTCCTTTTGATACATTTCTGCAACAGTGTCAAACTTC CCCCGAGTTTCGAAAAATGTGACTTGAGGGACAACAATTACAACCAGTGTTTGTCCAAAGCGATAAAAAACGCCATCCAACAACTGACCATTCCCATGGAGGCCATGGGTTTGCCCGATCTGGACCCACTTGAAATCCCATCGATGGTCATAGGCGCTGGTAATGGAGCGGTTCAATTCCAGCAAAACTACTTCAATATCACAATCACTGGCTTGACAAAACTTGCCTCACTTGACGCCAA TTTAGACTTGGGGCCCAAACGCCTAATCCTGGACCTACGCTACCCCCAAGTCCAAATGGACTTCGACTACGAAATAAGCGGCAAAATCCTGCTCTTGCCGATCTACGGCAAAGGCCCAGGCTCTATCACATTCTTGGGGAATCCCCGATTTATCCTCACTTTCGAAATGGCCGAGttcgaaaaacgcaaaaaaaagtttatgaCAGTGACCAACGCCACGTTATCGATGGAACCGCAGTTAATTCAATTTCACCtcgaaaatttattcaatGGTGATAAGGCTTTGGGCGATAATGTGGTCCAAGTGATGAACGATAATTGGAGAGAAGTTTTTTCCGACGTCAGGCCGAGTTATGAAGAGGCTTTCAGCCAAATCTTTGCCGCTATTTTCAACAATCTCTTACGCAAAGTACCGATAGTTGATTTGTTCGACGGTTGggatttgtaa